Proteins encoded by one window of Thermobaculum terrenum ATCC BAA-798:
- a CDS encoding NADH-quinone oxidoreductase subunit B, which produces MVVNTRNGNKRGNLLEATQRAIFGWARKSSLWPMTFGLACCAIEMMSASAANYDVMERSGMLFRPSPRQSDLMIVAGSVTLKMAPVLRRLYDQMPDPKWVISMGSCASAGGPYPTYSHLQGVDKVVPVDVYVPGCPPVPEALFYGILQLQGMIQRGDRQVKEAPIDPEPKLQPTR; this is translated from the coding sequence ATGGTCGTAAATACTAGGAATGGAAACAAAAGAGGTAACTTGTTGGAGGCCACCCAGAGAGCCATCTTTGGCTGGGCACGTAAGAGCTCGCTTTGGCCTATGACTTTTGGTCTTGCGTGTTGCGCCATAGAGATGATGTCCGCAAGTGCTGCTAACTATGATGTTATGGAAAGGTCTGGGATGTTATTCAGGCCATCTCCAAGGCAGTCAGATCTAATGATAGTAGCGGGCTCTGTTACCTTAAAGATGGCCCCTGTTTTGCGTAGGCTTTACGATCAGATGCCTGATCCTAAGTGGGTAATATCCATGGGTAGTTGTGCAAGTGCCGGTGGACCATATCCTACCTATAGTCATTTGCAGGGTGTGGATAAGGTAGTCCCGGTAGATGTTTATGTCCCGGGTTGCCCACCGGTGCCTGAGGCTTTGTTCTACGGTATACTCCAGCTTCAAGGTATGATCCAGCGTGGTGACAGACAGGTGAAGGAGGCTCCCATTGACCCAGAACCCAAGCTCCAACCCACAAGATAA
- a CDS encoding NADH-quinone oxidoreductase subunit A has protein sequence MLTDYVPIGVLFLLVAAFAIAALALSYALSPKRPNPVKAETYESGIKPTGTAQHRYDIRYYTVAMLFVLFDIEAIFLYPWAVVYDRIGLYGLVEMLLFIVLLIIAYAYAWRKGALEWS, from the coding sequence ATGCTAACAGATTATGTGCCTATTGGAGTCCTCTTCCTGTTGGTGGCTGCATTCGCAATAGCTGCCTTAGCTCTTAGCTACGCGCTTTCTCCTAAGAGACCAAATCCAGTAAAAGCTGAGACCTACGAAAGCGGCATCAAACCTACTGGTACTGCTCAGCACAGATACGACATAAGGTATTACACCGTCGCGATGTTGTTCGTGCTATTTGATATAGAGGCTATCTTTCTATATCCATGGGCAGTGGTCTACGATCGCATAGGCCTGTACGGCTTGGTAGAGATGTTGCTGTTCATAGTATTGCTAATCATAGCCTATGCCTATGCGTGGCGAAAGGGGGCTTTGGAATGGTCGTAA
- a CDS encoding aminotransferase class IV — translation MSALVWLNGILLSEESCVGISPSDRGFTLGDGVFETIRVSSGIPLYVEHHLERLRIGCSLLQIPINYRDHELLVYIGETITANGLSEAVLRITVTRGTGKRGILPPTNPEPTIVISASPYESHLLGEDISRVNLIVSSVARNNLSPTSRIKSCNYLDNILARMEASEKGAYDAVMLNTNGEVACTTSANLFIVQEGRLITPPPSAGVLNGTVRRVLLDRLCHRLGLSVIERKVSLQDLLSADEVFITNSVIGVLGVDNINGNRIGKRDSGEITLDIRRELEKDIDLYKTHFRWQGSVS, via the coding sequence ATGAGTGCTCTGGTCTGGCTCAATGGAATCTTGCTTAGTGAGGAGTCCTGTGTGGGAATAAGCCCGAGCGATCGAGGTTTCACTCTAGGGGATGGAGTATTTGAAACTATAAGAGTTTCTAGCGGTATACCGCTCTATGTGGAGCATCACTTGGAAAGATTAAGGATCGGGTGCAGCTTACTGCAGATACCTATTAATTATAGGGACCATGAGCTACTAGTTTACATAGGTGAAACTATTACCGCTAACGGACTAAGCGAAGCAGTATTAAGAATTACAGTTACTCGCGGGACAGGTAAACGAGGAATCCTGCCTCCTACCAATCCTGAGCCAACCATAGTCATAAGTGCCTCACCGTACGAAAGTCATTTATTGGGAGAAGATATAAGTAGAGTAAATCTCATAGTATCGTCGGTAGCGCGCAATAACCTCTCTCCTACCTCTCGTATCAAATCTTGTAACTACCTTGATAATATCTTGGCTAGAATGGAAGCTTCTGAGAAGGGAGCTTATGATGCAGTCATGCTCAATACCAATGGTGAGGTTGCTTGTACCACAAGTGCGAATCTCTTCATAGTGCAAGAAGGAAGACTGATAACCCCTCCACCTAGTGCTGGTGTTCTGAATGGAACTGTGAGGAGGGTACTACTGGATAGGCTATGTCATCGCCTTGGGCTATCTGTTATAGAGAGAAAAGTGTCCTTACAGGATCTTCTTTCCGCTGATGAAGTGTTCATAACTAACTCGGTGATAGGCGTGTTAGGTGTTGACAATATAAACGGCAATCGCATCGGTAAGAGGGATTCAGGAGAGATCACTCTGGATATTAGAAGAGAACTTGAGAAAGACATAGATTTGTACAAGACGCACTTCCGTTGGCAGGGGTCTGTAAGCTAG